One stretch of Streptomyces hygroscopicus DNA includes these proteins:
- a CDS encoding ABC transporter ATP-binding protein, with product MIEAVGLTKRYGAKTAVYNLSFQVRPGAVTGFLGPNGSGKSTTMRMILGLDEPTAGHVTVGGYPFRKLPNAPRQVGALLDAKAVHGGRSARHHLLCLAQLSGIPARRVDEVLGVVGLQNVARKRSKGFSLGMGQRLGIAAALLGDPQVLLFDEPVNGLDPEGILWVRNFMKQLASEGRTVFVSSHLMSEMALTADHLIVIGRGQLLADMNVKDFISYNSADFARVRTPEGDPGQREKLTAALSEAGGQVLPEQDGALRVTGLPLPRISDLAHGADVRLWELSPHQASLEEAYMRMTQGAVDYRSTVDERAALQQQVPAAVPQGAPYGYAPGAPMGFPPGTVLPGYAEPPAPPQPHPHPHPHAPGMPMPGAPAAPPAPAAPATPPPAPPAPPAQPPAAPPAPADLTKSDNEDDAR from the coding sequence ATGATCGAGGCAGTCGGTCTGACGAAGCGCTACGGCGCCAAGACGGCCGTGTACAACCTGTCCTTCCAGGTGCGGCCCGGCGCCGTCACCGGCTTCCTCGGGCCCAACGGGTCGGGCAAGTCCACCACGATGCGGATGATCCTGGGCCTCGACGAGCCCACCGCCGGCCATGTCACGGTCGGCGGCTACCCGTTCCGCAAGCTGCCCAACGCCCCCCGCCAGGTGGGCGCGCTCCTGGACGCCAAGGCGGTGCACGGCGGCCGCAGCGCACGTCACCATCTGCTCTGCCTGGCCCAGCTTTCCGGGATCCCGGCCCGCCGGGTCGACGAAGTGCTGGGCGTAGTGGGCCTGCAGAACGTGGCGCGCAAGCGCTCCAAGGGCTTCTCGCTCGGCATGGGGCAGCGTCTGGGCATCGCGGCCGCCCTCCTCGGCGACCCGCAGGTGCTGCTCTTCGACGAGCCGGTCAACGGCCTGGACCCCGAAGGCATCCTCTGGGTCCGCAACTTCATGAAGCAGCTGGCCTCCGAGGGCCGCACCGTCTTCGTCTCCAGCCATCTGATGAGCGAGATGGCGCTCACCGCCGACCATCTGATCGTGATCGGGCGCGGTCAGCTGCTCGCGGATATGAACGTCAAGGACTTCATCTCCTACAACTCGGCGGACTTCGCACGCGTCCGCACCCCCGAGGGCGACCCGGGGCAGCGCGAGAAACTGACCGCCGCGCTGAGCGAGGCGGGCGGCCAGGTGCTCCCCGAGCAGGACGGCGCGCTGCGGGTGACCGGGCTGCCGCTGCCGCGCATCAGCGATCTGGCGCATGGGGCGGACGTCCGGCTGTGGGAGCTCTCCCCGCACCAGGCGTCACTGGAAGAGGCGTACATGCGGATGACGCAGGGCGCGGTGGACTACCGCTCGACCGTCGACGAGCGCGCCGCCCTGCAGCAGCAGGTCCCCGCCGCGGTGCCGCAGGGCGCGCCGTACGGCTATGCCCCGGGAGCGCCGATGGGCTTTCCGCCGGGGACGGTACTGCCGGGGTACGCCGAACCGCCGGCCCCGCCGCAGCCGCATCCGCATCCGCATCCGCACGCTCCGGGCATGCCCATGCCCGGAGCCCCTGCCGCACCTCCCGCTCCGGCCGCCCCCGCGACGCCACCCCCGGCTCCCCCCGCTCCCCCGGCTCAGCCGCCCGCGGCGCCCCCCGCCCCCGCCGATCTGACCAAGAGCGACAACGAGGACGACGCCCGATGA
- a CDS encoding ATP/GTP-binding protein — protein sequence METWQDEEWVVRQVGGGAAAKHYRCPGCDQEIPPGVAHVVAWQQHMGADDRRHWHKACWSARDRRSAKLQRSRNAPRY from the coding sequence ATGGAGACCTGGCAGGACGAGGAGTGGGTGGTCCGGCAGGTCGGCGGCGGGGCCGCCGCCAAGCACTACCGCTGCCCGGGCTGTGACCAGGAGATTCCGCCGGGGGTGGCGCATGTGGTCGCCTGGCAGCAGCATATGGGCGCGGACGACCGGCGCCACTGGCACAAGGCGTGCTGGAGCGCACGGGACCGCCGGAGCGCCAAGCTCCAGCGGTCCCGTAACGCACCGCGATATTGA
- a CDS encoding ABC transporter permease: MTTPYQHQSQAPVPPQAPQGPPQGPPQTAPQMPPRAPHQTPPHQAAPHQAAPHHPAPQAYQQPVPSGPPAQPYAGVGPYTSPIPVRRTHLGNALASEWTKIKSVRSTIWTLGVMVALVIGIGLLVAATTNDADYGSVPTTLPGFFGTLLGQLCVVTLGVLVITSEYGTGMIRTTLTASPQRSRVLTAKALVFFTLSFTTTTVSLALVAYASMGMHGGPDVPEPTGDEILGATVGAGLYVSLLGLLSLAVGAILRHSAGAITTMLGVVLLPAILPAFLMMSDSLRDLGEKMLEYSSPQSLASLFRLDESLNSGWPQLSALAVVTAGAMIAAYALLEKRDV; this comes from the coding sequence ATGACGACCCCGTACCAGCACCAGTCCCAGGCGCCCGTCCCCCCGCAGGCCCCCCAGGGCCCTCCGCAGGGTCCTCCCCAGACCGCACCACAGATGCCGCCGCGGGCCCCGCACCAAACACCCCCGCACCAAGCGGCCCCGCACCAGGCAGCCCCCCACCACCCCGCGCCCCAGGCGTACCAGCAGCCGGTGCCGTCCGGGCCTCCGGCGCAGCCGTACGCCGGTGTGGGCCCGTACACCTCGCCGATCCCGGTCCGACGTACCCACCTCGGCAACGCCCTCGCCTCCGAGTGGACCAAGATCAAGTCGGTGCGCTCCACGATCTGGACGCTCGGCGTCATGGTCGCGCTGGTGATCGGAATCGGACTCCTGGTGGCGGCGACCACGAACGACGCCGACTACGGCAGCGTGCCCACCACCCTCCCCGGGTTCTTCGGCACTCTGCTCGGCCAGTTGTGCGTCGTCACCCTCGGGGTGCTCGTGATCACCTCCGAGTACGGCACCGGAATGATCCGGACCACCCTCACCGCCTCCCCGCAGCGCTCTCGGGTGCTCACCGCCAAGGCGCTGGTCTTCTTCACCCTCTCGTTCACCACCACGACCGTCTCGCTCGCGCTGGTGGCCTACGCGAGCATGGGGATGCACGGCGGGCCGGATGTCCCGGAGCCGACGGGTGACGAGATCCTGGGCGCGACGGTCGGCGCGGGGCTCTATGTGTCGCTGCTGGGGCTGCTCTCGCTGGCCGTCGGAGCCATCCTGCGGCACTCCGCGGGGGCGATCACCACGATGCTCGGTGTGGTGCTGCTGCCGGCCATCCTCCCCGCGTTCCTGATGATGTCGGACAGCCTCCGCGACCTGGGAGAGAAGATGCTGGAGTACTCCTCCCCCCAGTCGCTGGCCTCCCTCTTCCGCCTCGACGAAAGCCTGAACAGCGGCTGGCCCCAGCTATCGGCGCTGGCCGTGGTCACGGCGGGGGCGATGATCGCCGCGTATGCGCTGCTGGAGAAGCGGGATGTGTAG
- a CDS encoding alkanal monooxygenase, whose amino-acid sequence MDVGAFILAAQFPGQGQEEALHRAVRSAEISEEAGLDAVWVAEHHFVPYGVCPSAVTLAALLLGRTRRIGVGTAVSVLPTAHPVALGEQAALLHLLSGGRFTLGVGRGGPWVDLEVFGSGLRAYERGFPESLDLLLRWLREPRVGADGERFAFREVAVVPRSDDALAGPAADAPPVLVACTSPVGVRLAAERGLPMLLGMHCGDEEKAEVIGLWRKSALEAGRSPEDVEAVAARHVSAGVVQIADDRPAAAEVLTKAMPGWLRQGLEAHVTVDGRERRMRDPVAYAELLCELHPVGPPRLCADRLAATAERTGIHRFALLVEGSGDLVATEENVRRLGGEVLPLLR is encoded by the coding sequence ATGGATGTGGGGGCTTTCATCCTGGCCGCTCAATTCCCAGGCCAGGGGCAGGAGGAGGCGCTGCACCGGGCGGTGCGGTCGGCCGAGATCTCCGAGGAGGCGGGGCTGGACGCGGTCTGGGTCGCCGAGCACCACTTCGTTCCGTACGGCGTCTGCCCGTCCGCGGTCACCCTCGCCGCGCTGCTGCTGGGACGTACCCGCCGGATCGGCGTCGGTACGGCGGTGAGCGTACTGCCGACCGCGCATCCCGTCGCGCTGGGTGAGCAGGCGGCACTGCTCCATCTCCTCTCCGGCGGCCGGTTCACGCTGGGCGTCGGCCGTGGCGGCCCCTGGGTGGACCTCGAGGTCTTCGGCTCGGGGCTGCGGGCGTACGAGCGGGGCTTCCCCGAATCACTCGATCTGCTGCTGCGCTGGCTGCGCGAGCCACGGGTGGGGGCGGACGGTGAGCGGTTCGCCTTCCGCGAGGTGGCGGTGGTGCCGCGCTCCGACGACGCCCTGGCCGGACCGGCGGCGGACGCCCCGCCGGTGCTCGTCGCCTGCACCTCGCCCGTCGGCGTGCGACTGGCCGCCGAGCGCGGGCTGCCCATGCTGCTCGGCATGCACTGCGGGGACGAGGAGAAGGCCGAGGTGATCGGCCTGTGGCGGAAGTCCGCGCTGGAGGCGGGCCGTTCACCGGAGGACGTCGAGGCGGTGGCGGCGCGCCATGTCTCGGCCGGGGTGGTGCAGATCGCGGACGACCGCCCCGCGGCGGCCGAGGTCCTCACCAAGGCGATGCCCGGCTGGTTACGGCAGGGGCTCGAGGCGCATGTGACGGTCGACGGCCGGGAGCGGCGGATGCGCGACCCCGTGGCCTATGCGGAGCTGCTGTGCGAGCTGCATCCGGTGGGACCGCCGCGGCTGTGCGCCGACCGGCTGGCGGCGACCGCGGAGCGCACCGGGATCCACCGGTTCGCGCTGCTGGTCGAGGGGTCGGGCGACCTGGTCGCCACGGAGGAGAACGTACGACGGCTCGGTGGTGAGGTGCTGCCGCTCCTGCGCTGA
- a CDS encoding cellulose-binding protein translates to MSDTSSPFGFELVRRGYDRGQVDDRISKLVADRDSALARITSLEKRIEELHLETQNAQAQINDSEPSYAGLGARVEKILRLAEEEAKDLREEARRAAEQHRELAESAAQQVRNDAESFAAERKAKAEDEGARIVEKAKGEATTLRQEAQKDAQSKREEADSLFEETRAKAAQAAADFETNLAKRREQSERDLASRQAKAEKRLAEIEHRAEQLRLEAEKLRTDAERRARQTVETAQRQAEDIVADANAKADRIRSESERELAALTNRRDSINAQLTNVREMLATLTGAAVAAAGAPGEDEAATRGVPAQQSR, encoded by the coding sequence ATGAGCGACACTTCCTCCCCCTTCGGCTTCGAGCTCGTGCGGCGTGGGTACGACCGCGGTCAGGTGGACGACCGCATTTCCAAGCTCGTCGCCGACCGTGACAGTGCACTGGCCCGTATCACCTCTCTGGAAAAGCGCATCGAGGAGCTGCACCTCGAAACGCAGAACGCTCAGGCCCAGATCAACGATTCGGAGCCGTCCTACGCGGGGCTCGGCGCCCGGGTCGAGAAGATCCTTCGTCTCGCCGAGGAAGAGGCGAAGGATCTGCGCGAGGAGGCTCGGCGCGCCGCCGAACAGCACCGTGAGCTGGCCGAGTCGGCCGCCCAGCAGGTCCGCAACGACGCCGAGTCGTTCGCCGCCGAGCGCAAGGCGAAGGCCGAGGACGAGGGCGCGCGGATCGTCGAGAAGGCGAAGGGCGAGGCGACCACGCTGCGCCAGGAGGCGCAGAAGGACGCCCAGTCCAAGCGCGAGGAGGCGGACTCCCTCTTCGAGGAGACCCGCGCCAAGGCCGCGCAGGCCGCCGCCGACTTCGAGACCAACCTCGCCAAGCGCCGCGAGCAGTCCGAGCGCGACCTGGCCTCGCGTCAGGCCAAGGCCGAGAAGCGGCTCGCGGAGATCGAGCACCGCGCCGAGCAGCTCCGCCTCGAGGCCGAGAAGCTGCGCACCGACGCCGAGCGCCGCGCCCGCCAGACGGTGGAGACCGCGCAGCGCCAGGCCGAGGACATCGTGGCCGACGCCAACGCCAAGGCCGACCGGATCCGCAGCGAATCCGAGCGCGAGCTCGCGGCCCTCACCAACCGCCGCGACAGCATCAACGCCCAGCTGACCAACGTCCGCGAGATGCTGGCCACGCTGACCGGCGCGGCCGTGGCCGCGGCCGGTGCCCCGGGCGAGGACGAGGCGGCCACCCGCGGCGTCCCGGCCCAGCAGTCCCGGTGA
- a CDS encoding methylmalonyl-CoA epimerase — translation MLTRIDHIGIACFDLDKTVEFYRATYGFEVFHSEINEEQGVREAMLKINETSDGGASYLQLLEPIREDSAVGKWMAKNGEGVHHIAFGTADVDTDSEAIRDKGVRVLYEQPRRGSMDSRITFLHPKDCHGVLTELVTAADPAAHKGEEDH, via the coding sequence ATGTTGACGAGAATCGACCACATCGGGATCGCCTGCTTCGACCTCGACAAGACCGTTGAGTTCTACCGTGCCACGTACGGCTTCGAGGTGTTCCACTCCGAGATCAACGAGGAGCAGGGCGTCCGCGAGGCCATGCTCAAGATCAATGAGACCTCCGACGGCGGGGCCTCGTACCTGCAGCTTCTCGAGCCGATCCGGGAGGACTCCGCGGTCGGCAAGTGGATGGCCAAGAACGGTGAGGGCGTCCACCACATCGCCTTCGGCACCGCCGATGTCGACACCGACTCCGAGGCCATCCGCGACAAGGGCGTCCGGGTCCTCTACGAACAGCCCCGCCGTGGCTCGATGGACTCCCGGATCACCTTCCTCCACCCCAAGGACTGTCACGGTGTGCTGACCGAGCTCGTCACCGCCGCGGACCCCGCCGCCCACAAGGGCGAAGAGGATCACTGA